The following are from one region of the Streptomyces rubrogriseus genome:
- a CDS encoding ABC transporter permease, with amino-acid sequence MSSATGSAVEKRAPAAAAPRERARSAYPRYVAGKLAGAAVSLFAVLVTSFFLFRLIPGDPVKFMTGGRPVSAEQLAVYKEEFGLDLPLWEQFTDYCGKALSGDLGTSYQFHAPVVDKITEALPNTLLLTGTAFVLYTALGAFLGTRSAWRHGGLGDRLNTGLALTLYSIPSFWLGLLLIIVLSVGVDPIPGLFPTGGMESGREEGLAHVLDVAHHLVLPVVTLVAVEYGQTLLVTRSALLDEMGSDYLTTARAKGLRDDLVRRRHAVPNALLPTVTLVFVNLGRTVAGVILVETVFSWPGLGGLFYQALSVPDLPLVQGLFFVFAAAVILMNTLADLLYPMLDPRVGR; translated from the coding sequence GTGAGTAGCGCGACCGGCTCCGCCGTCGAGAAGCGGGCTCCCGCGGCCGCGGCGCCGCGGGAGCGGGCCCGCAGCGCGTACCCGCGGTACGTGGCGGGGAAGCTGGCGGGCGCGGCCGTCTCGCTGTTCGCCGTGCTCGTCACGAGCTTCTTCCTCTTCCGGCTGATCCCCGGCGATCCGGTGAAGTTCATGACCGGTGGCCGTCCGGTCTCGGCCGAACAGCTCGCCGTGTACAAGGAGGAGTTCGGGCTCGACCTGCCGCTGTGGGAGCAGTTCACGGACTACTGCGGCAAGGCGCTGAGCGGGGACCTGGGCACGTCGTACCAGTTCCACGCGCCCGTCGTCGACAAGATCACCGAGGCACTGCCGAACACCCTGCTGCTCACCGGTACGGCCTTCGTGCTCTACACCGCGCTGGGCGCCTTCCTCGGCACCCGCTCGGCGTGGCGGCACGGCGGGCTCGGCGACCGGCTCAACACCGGGCTGGCGCTGACGCTCTACTCCATCCCGTCCTTCTGGCTGGGCCTGCTGCTCATCATCGTGCTGTCGGTGGGGGTGGACCCGATCCCCGGGCTGTTCCCGACCGGGGGCATGGAGTCGGGCCGCGAGGAGGGCCTCGCGCACGTGCTCGACGTCGCGCACCATCTCGTACTGCCGGTGGTGACGCTGGTCGCGGTGGAGTACGGGCAGACGCTGCTCGTCACCCGGTCGGCGCTGCTGGACGAGATGGGCAGCGACTATCTGACGACCGCGCGGGCCAAGGGGCTCCGGGACGATCTCGTACGGCGCCGGCACGCCGTGCCGAACGCGCTGCTGCCGACGGTGACGCTGGTCTTCGTCAACCTGGGGCGGACCGTGGCGGGGGTCATCCTCGTCGAGACGGTCTTCTCCTGGCCGGGTCTCGGCGGGCTGTTCTACCAGGCGCTCAGTGTGCCCGATCTGCCGCTGGTGCAGGGCCTGTTCTTCGTCTTCGCCGCCGCGGTGATCCTGATGAACACCCTGGCCGACCTGCTCTATCCGATGCTCGATCCGAGGGTGGGCCGATGA
- a CDS encoding ABC transporter ATP-binding protein produces the protein MSSTVPDGAPGAVPGVAPDSAPPLLSVRGLHVTFPGRRGAAAARAVDGVDLDIRRGEIVALVGESGCGKTTLARSLLGLVRPTGGRVTFDGAPLGYSARALKAYRRRAQLVLQDPSGSLNPRHTVYDIVAEGLRIHGHTGDERTAVAEALSRAGLRPPERFFLRYPHELSGGQRQRVVIAGALVLQPELLVADEPVASLDASVRGEILALLLRLRTELGLSALVVTHDLGLAWNIADRVAVMYLGRIVETGAVEQVLTAPRHPYTQALLSVLPEAPGAPVVLTGEPPDPAYIPGGCRFHVRCPVLASGEAGRAGVADACRNGELEILRGGDESQVACHWARAERPAAERAG, from the coding sequence ATGAGCAGCACCGTGCCCGACGGCGCACCCGGCGCCGTACCCGGCGTCGCCCCCGACTCCGCACCCCCGTTGCTGAGCGTCCGGGGGCTGCACGTCACCTTCCCCGGCCGGCGCGGGGCCGCCGCCGCGCGAGCCGTGGACGGCGTCGACCTCGACATCCGGCGCGGTGAGATCGTCGCGCTGGTCGGCGAGTCGGGCTGCGGCAAGACGACCCTCGCCCGTTCGCTGCTCGGCCTGGTCAGGCCCACCGGGGGACGTGTCACCTTCGACGGTGCCCCTCTCGGGTACTCCGCCCGGGCGCTCAAGGCGTACCGCAGGCGGGCGCAGCTGGTCCTCCAGGATCCGAGCGGCTCGCTGAACCCGCGGCACACGGTGTACGACATCGTCGCCGAGGGCCTGCGCATCCACGGCCACACCGGGGACGAGCGGACGGCGGTCGCCGAGGCGCTGTCGCGGGCCGGGCTGCGGCCGCCGGAGCGGTTCTTCCTGCGCTACCCGCACGAACTGTCCGGCGGTCAGCGCCAACGGGTCGTCATCGCGGGCGCGCTGGTCCTGCAACCGGAACTCCTCGTCGCCGACGAGCCGGTGGCCTCCCTCGACGCGTCGGTGCGCGGCGAGATCCTCGCGCTGCTGCTGCGGCTGCGCACCGAGCTGGGCCTGTCCGCGCTGGTGGTGACCCACGACCTCGGTCTGGCCTGGAACATCGCCGACCGGGTCGCGGTGATGTACCTCGGCCGGATCGTCGAGACGGGCGCGGTGGAGCAGGTGCTGACGGCCCCGCGGCACCCTTACACCCAGGCCCTGCTGTCCGTGCTCCCGGAGGCGCCCGGAGCCCCGGTCGTGCTCACCGGCGAGCCGCCGGACCCGGCGTACATCCCCGGCGGCTGCCGCTTCCACGTCCGCTGCCCGGTGCTGGCGAGCGGCGAGGCCGGGCGGGCCGGGGTCGCGGACGCCTGCCGGAACGGGGAGCTGGAGATCCTGCGCGGCGGCGACGAGTCGCAGGTCGCCTGCCACTGGGCCCGGGCGGAGCGGCCCGCCGCCGAACGGGCGGGCTGA
- a CDS encoding ABC transporter permease, whose amino-acid sequence MSAETTETTESTSGPPAKSGAPGPRALARRRRRASVARFWKEYRKHRAGVFGLATLVLFVLVALTAPLTVGSDVDSVTDAPGQPLESPSGRFPLGTDQFGRSLLGLLIWGSRVSLLVGLLAAVLSVLIGALIGITAGHFRGWYATVMMRITDWFLVMPTLVLAIVLATVLSRSLGTIVLAIGVTTWPTTARLVRAQTLAVESRPYIERAKALGGGHWHIMSRHVLPNVMPLILAQTTLIISSAILAEATLAFLGLGDPAVVSWGGLLQDAREAGSVSSGDWWYLVPPGIGIAVVALAFTLCGRAVEAVLNPRLGVSR is encoded by the coding sequence ATGAGCGCCGAGACCACCGAGACCACGGAATCCACGTCAGGGCCGCCGGCGAAGTCCGGCGCGCCGGGTCCGCGGGCGCTCGCCCGACGGCGGCGCCGTGCCTCGGTCGCACGCTTCTGGAAGGAGTACCGCAAGCACCGTGCGGGGGTCTTCGGGCTGGCCACGCTGGTGCTGTTCGTGCTCGTGGCACTGACCGCGCCGCTGACCGTCGGGTCGGACGTGGACAGCGTGACCGACGCGCCCGGGCAGCCGCTGGAGAGCCCGAGCGGCCGGTTCCCGCTGGGCACCGACCAGTTCGGGCGGAGCCTGCTGGGCCTGCTGATCTGGGGCTCGCGCGTGTCGCTTCTGGTCGGGCTGCTCGCGGCGGTGCTGTCGGTGCTGATCGGCGCGCTCATCGGGATCACGGCCGGCCACTTCCGCGGCTGGTACGCCACGGTGATGATGCGGATCACGGACTGGTTCCTGGTGATGCCGACGCTGGTGCTGGCGATCGTGCTGGCGACGGTGCTGTCCCGGTCGCTGGGCACGATCGTGCTCGCGATCGGCGTGACCACCTGGCCCACGACGGCACGCCTGGTGCGGGCGCAGACGCTGGCGGTGGAGTCGCGGCCGTACATCGAGCGGGCGAAGGCGCTCGGCGGCGGGCACTGGCACATCATGTCCCGGCACGTGCTGCCCAACGTGATGCCGCTGATCCTGGCGCAGACGACGCTGATCATCTCCTCCGCGATCCTGGCCGAGGCGACCCTGGCCTTCCTCGGGCTCGGGGACCCGGCGGTCGTGTCCTGGGGCGGGCTGTTGCAGGACGCGCGGGAGGCGGGGTCGGTGAGTTCCGGCGACTGGTGGTACCTGGTGCCGCCGGGCATCGGGATCGCGGTGGTGGCGCTGGCGTTCACGCTGTGCGGGCGTGCGGTGGAGGCCGTTCTCAATCCCAGGCTGGGGGTGTCCCGTTGA
- a CDS encoding ABC transporter ATP-binding protein → MSLLEVRDLKVTYPGGAAAVRGVDLTLAAGEKLGIAGESGCGKSTLALALLRLLPPGARVGGEILLDGEDVLTMKWGRVRAVRWAGASIVFQGAMHSLNAVHRVGDQIAEPILLHRRATPAGARRRAGELLEQVGLPAARASAYPHELSGGQRQRVMIAMALACDPRLIVADEPTTALDVMIQAQILRLIEGLVGEQDVGLIMISHDLAVLADTCDRLAVMYAGRVVEEGPARQVYDDARHPYGRALSEAFPTIGDPASRFAPRGLPGDPPDPAAVPSGCAFHPRCPVALDLCATRDQPLRDAGTRRRAACVHVGPDATVPPDGAGATAGSGTPEGDTAPVGDGAAEGGKRTEGGRPKPAGGAADGGDEVADGRSGGGGRGAGGVASAEDDGVRSSAP, encoded by the coding sequence TTGAGTCTGCTCGAGGTGCGGGACCTGAAGGTGACGTATCCCGGCGGTGCGGCCGCCGTGCGCGGGGTCGACCTGACCCTGGCGGCGGGCGAGAAGCTCGGCATCGCGGGCGAGTCCGGCTGCGGCAAGTCCACGCTGGCCCTGGCGCTGCTGCGGCTGCTGCCGCCGGGTGCGCGGGTCGGCGGGGAGATCCTGCTGGACGGCGAGGACGTGCTCACGATGAAGTGGGGACGGGTGCGGGCGGTCCGCTGGGCGGGGGCGTCGATCGTCTTCCAGGGCGCGATGCACTCCCTGAACGCCGTGCACCGCGTCGGCGACCAGATCGCCGAGCCGATCCTGCTGCACCGCAGGGCCACGCCGGCGGGGGCGCGCAGGCGGGCCGGTGAGCTGCTGGAGCAGGTCGGTCTTCCGGCGGCGCGGGCGAGTGCCTACCCGCACGAGCTGTCCGGCGGCCAGCGGCAACGGGTGATGATCGCGATGGCGCTGGCCTGCGACCCGCGGCTGATCGTCGCCGACGAACCGACCACGGCGCTCGACGTGATGATCCAGGCGCAGATCCTGCGGCTGATCGAAGGGCTGGTGGGCGAGCAGGACGTCGGCCTGATCATGATCAGCCACGACCTCGCCGTACTGGCCGACACCTGCGACCGGCTCGCGGTGATGTACGCGGGCCGGGTGGTCGAGGAGGGCCCGGCCCGGCAGGTCTACGACGACGCCCGGCATCCCTACGGCCGGGCGCTGTCGGAGGCGTTCCCCACGATCGGGGACCCGGCCTCGAGGTTCGCGCCCCGCGGCCTGCCGGGCGACCCGCCCGACCCTGCGGCGGTGCCGTCCGGGTGCGCGTTCCATCCGCGCTGCCCGGTGGCGCTGGACCTCTGCGCCACCCGGGACCAGCCACTGCGGGACGCGGGCACGCGACGCCGGGCGGCATGCGTCCACGTGGGTCCGGACGCCACGGTGCCGCCGGACGGCGCCGGGGCGACTGCCGGGAGCGGGACGCCCGAGGGGGACACCGCACCTGTCGGTGACGGGGCCGCCGAGGGCGGGAAGCGGACAGAGGGCGGAAGGCCGAAGCCCGCCGGGGGTGCGGCCGACGGCGGCGACGAGGTGGCCGACGGCCGCTCGGGTGGTGGTGGACGCGGTGCGGGCGGGGTCGCGTCGGCTGAGGACGACGGAGTGAGGAGCAGTGCCCCATGA
- a CDS encoding bifunctional riboflavin kinase/FAD synthetase, with amino-acid sequence MQRWRGLEDIPEDWGRSVVTIGSYDGVHRGHQLIIRHAVDRARELGVPAVVVTFDPHPSEVVRPGSHPPLLAPHHRRAELMADLGVDAVLILPFTKEFSKLSAADFVVKVLVDRLRAKAVVEGPNFRFGHKAAGNVDFLIEQGKVYDFEVEVVDLYVTGDAGGGEPFSSTLTRRLVAEGDVAGAAEILGRPHRVEGVVVRGAQRGREMGFPTANVETLPHTAIPADGVYAGWLHAQGEAMPAAISVGTNPQFEGTERTVEAYAIDRVDLELYGLHVAVDFVAFVRGQAKFETLDALLEQMAVDVDRCREITAADAPRT; translated from the coding sequence GTGCAGCGCTGGCGTGGCTTGGAGGACATCCCCGAGGACTGGGGACGCAGCGTCGTCACCATCGGCTCCTACGACGGTGTCCACCGCGGACACCAGCTGATCATCAGGCACGCCGTGGACCGCGCCCGCGAGCTGGGCGTCCCCGCCGTCGTCGTCACCTTCGACCCGCACCCCAGCGAGGTCGTCCGCCCCGGCAGCCACCCGCCGCTGCTCGCCCCGCACCACCGCAGGGCCGAACTGATGGCGGACCTGGGTGTGGACGCCGTGCTGATCCTCCCCTTCACCAAGGAGTTCTCGAAGCTCTCCGCCGCCGACTTCGTGGTCAAGGTCCTGGTCGACCGGCTGCGCGCCAAGGCGGTCGTCGAGGGCCCCAACTTCCGCTTCGGCCACAAGGCCGCCGGGAACGTGGACTTCCTCATCGAGCAGGGCAAGGTCTACGACTTCGAGGTCGAGGTCGTCGACCTGTACGTCACCGGCGACGCGGGCGGCGGCGAGCCGTTCTCCTCCACCCTGACCCGGCGCCTGGTGGCCGAGGGCGACGTGGCGGGCGCCGCGGAGATCCTGGGCCGCCCGCACCGCGTCGAGGGCGTCGTCGTGCGGGGCGCCCAGCGCGGCCGCGAGATGGGATTCCCCACGGCCAACGTCGAGACCCTCCCGCACACCGCGATCCCGGCCGACGGCGTCTACGCCGGCTGGCTGCACGCCCAGGGCGAGGCGATGCCGGCCGCGATCTCCGTCGGCACCAACCCGCAGTTCGAGGGCACCGAGCGCACGGTCGAGGCGTACGCCATCGACCGCGTGGACCTCGAGCTGTACGGCCTGCACGTCGCCGTGGACTTCGTGGCCTTCGTACGCGGGCAGGCGAAGTTCGAGACGCTGGACGCGCTCCTCGAGCAGATGGCCGTGGACGTGGACAGGTGCCGGGAGATCACCGCGGCGGACGCCCCCAGGACCTGA
- a CDS encoding ABC transporter substrate-binding protein: MNRHDQHGSGRTAHRPWRTRLLAAAGAGALLLASGAVAPSVAAKEGDGGDAGDKVLTVAVAQSVDSLSPFLAVRLLSTSIHRLTYEYLTNYDAKDNHVIPGLATEWKSSPDKLTWTYTIRSDSKWSDGEQATAEDAAWTFNTMMTDPGAATANGSFVGNFAKVTAPSPTQLVIRLKKPQATMTALDVPIVPKHVWEKVDDFSKFNNDKDFPVVGNGPFVLTDYKPDSYVRLKANKDFWRGAPKFDELVFRYYKDQDAAVAALRKGEVSFVAGSPSLTPAQADSLKGEENIRVNDAPGRRFYALATNPGARAKDGTEFGDGDPSLLDQRVRNALFMAVDRKAIVDKVFQGHAVEGAGYIPPRFSSYFFEPSGEQELAYDPAKAAQLLDEAGYRTDSDGKRLGKDGKPLDYRILCHATDPNDKAVGKYLQEWWGELGISVTLNCLDNVTDPWLAGKYDLAFDGWSVNPDPDFVLSIHTCAALPATPKDTGATDNFICDKKYDDLYARQLGEYDAGKRAEIVKQMQSRLYDTGYMNVMAYPNAVEAYRTDQIESITTMPSAAGNIYGQDGYWSWWSAVPADSGDSSGGGSSTGTVIGIAAGVVVLVGLGVLFAVRRRASADDRE; encoded by the coding sequence ATGAACAGACACGATCAGCACGGCAGCGGACGTACCGCCCACCGGCCGTGGCGAACCCGTCTCCTCGCGGCAGCAGGCGCCGGTGCGCTGCTCCTCGCGTCGGGAGCGGTCGCCCCCTCGGTCGCGGCGAAGGAGGGCGACGGAGGCGACGCCGGCGACAAGGTGCTCACCGTCGCCGTGGCGCAGAGCGTCGACTCGCTCAGTCCCTTCCTGGCGGTACGGCTGCTCAGTACGAGCATCCACCGGCTGACGTACGAGTACCTGACCAACTACGACGCCAAGGACAACCACGTCATACCGGGGCTCGCCACCGAGTGGAAGTCCTCGCCGGACAAGCTGACCTGGACGTACACGATCCGTTCCGACTCCAAGTGGTCGGACGGCGAGCAGGCCACCGCCGAGGACGCGGCGTGGACGTTCAACACGATGATGACCGACCCGGGAGCCGCCACCGCCAACGGCAGCTTCGTCGGCAACTTCGCGAAGGTCACCGCGCCCAGCCCGACCCAGCTGGTGATCCGGCTGAAGAAGCCGCAGGCCACGATGACCGCGCTGGACGTGCCGATCGTGCCCAAGCACGTGTGGGAGAAGGTCGACGACTTCTCGAAGTTCAACAACGACAAGGACTTCCCCGTAGTCGGCAACGGTCCGTTCGTGCTCACCGACTACAAGCCGGACAGCTATGTGCGACTCAAGGCCAACAAGGACTTCTGGCGCGGCGCGCCGAAGTTCGACGAGCTGGTCTTCCGCTACTACAAGGACCAGGACGCCGCGGTCGCCGCCCTGCGCAAGGGCGAGGTGTCGTTCGTCGCCGGGTCCCCGTCGCTGACTCCCGCCCAGGCCGACTCGCTCAAGGGCGAGGAGAACATCCGCGTCAACGACGCCCCCGGGCGCCGCTTCTACGCCCTGGCCACCAATCCTGGCGCACGGGCGAAGGACGGGACCGAGTTCGGTGACGGCGACCCTTCGCTGCTGGACCAGCGGGTGCGCAACGCGCTGTTCATGGCGGTGGACCGCAAGGCGATCGTCGACAAGGTGTTCCAGGGCCACGCGGTCGAGGGCGCGGGCTACATCCCGCCGCGCTTCTCCTCGTACTTCTTCGAGCCGTCGGGCGAGCAGGAGCTGGCCTACGATCCCGCGAAGGCCGCCCAGTTGCTCGACGAGGCGGGCTACCGGACCGACTCCGACGGCAAGCGCCTCGGCAAGGACGGCAAACCGCTGGACTACCGCATCCTGTGCCACGCCACCGACCCGAACGACAAGGCGGTCGGCAAGTACCTCCAGGAGTGGTGGGGCGAGCTGGGCATCTCGGTCACCCTCAACTGCCTGGACAACGTGACCGACCCGTGGCTGGCCGGCAAGTACGACCTCGCCTTCGACGGCTGGTCCGTCAACCCCGACCCGGACTTCGTGCTCTCCATCCACACCTGCGCGGCGCTCCCGGCGACGCCGAAGGACACCGGGGCCACCGACAACTTCATCTGCGACAAGAAGTACGACGACCTGTACGCGCGGCAGTTGGGCGAGTACGACGCCGGAAAGCGGGCGGAGATCGTCAAGCAGATGCAGTCCCGGCTGTACGACACCGGGTACATGAACGTCATGGCGTACCCGAACGCGGTCGAGGCCTACCGCACGGACCAGATCGAGTCGATCACCACGATGCCGTCCGCCGCGGGCAACATCTACGGGCAGGACGGCTACTGGAGCTGGTGGTCGGCGGTGCCCGCGGACTCCGGTGACTCCTCCGGGGGCGGGTCGTCGACGGGGACCGTGATCGGGATCGCTGCGGGCGTCGTCGTCCTCGTGGGTCTCGGGGTGCTGTTCGCCGTCCGCCGGCGGGCGTCGGCCGACGACCGTGAGTAG